From one Vanessa tameamea isolate UH-Manoa-2023 chromosome 9, ilVanTame1 primary haplotype, whole genome shotgun sequence genomic stretch:
- the LOC113394947 gene encoding tyrosine--tRNA ligase, mitochondrial, with amino-acid sequence MTIFKRLVRLPKIYIWQTAKRFSSSRNILKLSERGMYQDMFPNTAANEILNLLNKSPQCVYAGFDPTANSLHVGNLLVIINLIHWQRGGHDVIALLGGATGCIGDPSGRSTDRVALSQDVILENISCIKNNLENVFENHKKYIWSEDENMLKPIKIVNNETWYREIDSIRFVSEIGRNFRMGTMLLKQSVQNRINTDVGMSFTEFAYQIFQSYDWLHLLKEYNCRFQIGGSDQMGNISAGHELISRVAKENVYGLTLPLVTTEEGDKFGKSAGNALWLDDKKTSPYSLYQFFIRTKDSDVERLLKLFTFYSLGEIKDIMFKHKQHPEQRYPQQCLADQLTTLVHGEEGLTKARQATEAIYSKDVKSLISLTPTDMEQVFEGAAITHLLLSPGITVLELGMKAKCFPTESDAIRIIQAGGFYINHQKMKKIDEVITESAHILPNLVTLIRVGKRNYYIVKWQT; translated from the exons atgactatTTTTAAAAGGCTTGTTCGCCTTCCAAAGATTTATATATGGCAAACGGCCAAAAGATTTAGTAGTagtcgaaatattttaaagttaagtgAAAGAGGAATGTACCAAGATATGTTTCCAAATACTGCAgc aaatgaaatactgaatttattaaataagtctcCACAGTGTGTATATGCAGGATTTGATCCTACTGCAAACAGCCTACATGTTGGAAATCTTCTTGTTATAATAAACCTTATCCATTGGCAACGAGGAGGACATGATGTCATAGCTTTA TTAGGGGGTGCTACTGGTTGTATTGGTGATCCAAGTGGAAGAAGTACAGATAGAGTAGCATTGTCACAGGATGTTATTTTGGAGAATATCAGTTGCATCAAAAATAATCTTGAAAATGTCTTTgaaaatcacaaaaaatatatttggtctGAAgatgaaaatatgttaaaacctattaa aataGTAAATAATGAGACATGGTATAGAGAAATAGATTCAATTAGATTTGTTAGTGAAATTGGAAGAAATTTTAGAATGGGTACAATGTTGCTTAAACAAAGTGTTCAAAATAGAATCAATACAGATGTAGGTATGAGTTTTACTGAATTTGCTTACCAAATATTTCAATCCTATGACTGGCTGCATTTATTAAAGGAATATAATTGTAGATTTcag ATAGGTGGAAGTGACCAAATGGGAAACATAAGTGCAGGCCATGAACTTATCAGCAGGGTGGCTAAAGAAAATGTGTATG GTTTAACCTTACCATTAGTAACTACAGAAGAAGGGGATAAATTTGGAAAATCAGCAGGAAATGCCCTATGGTTAGATGATAAAAAGACAAGTCCATATAGTTTATATCAATTCTTTATAAGAACAAAGGATTCAGACGTGGAAAGACTGCTAAAATTGTTTACATTCTATAGTTTAGGAGAAATTAAGGATATCATGTTCAAACATAAACAACATCCTGAGCAGAGATACCCACAGCAGTGTCTTGCTGACCAATTAACAACATTAGTTCATGGAG AAGAAGGTCTGACAAAAGCAAGACAAGCAACTGAAGCCATATACAGTAAAGATGTAAAGTCTCTGATTTCACTAACACCAACTGATATGGAACAAGTCTTCGAAGGAGCTGCAATTACCCATTTACTTTTGTCCCCGGGTATAACGGTGTTAGAACTTGGAATGAAAGCAAAGTGTTTTCCTACAgaaa GTGATGCTATAAGGATAATACAAGCAGgaggtttttatataaatcatcagaaaatgaaaaaaatcgaTGAAGTTATAACTGAGTCCGCACACATACTGCCAAATTTAGTGACTTTAATAAGAGTAGGCaaacgaaattattatattgttaaatggcAAACATGA
- the LOC113394959 gene encoding phosphoribosyl pyrophosphate synthase-associated protein 2 isoform X1, with translation MLLNKTRLVGFTNRSRKSNMENNSTSDIVILSGNSHPELADLIANRLGVRKGGCSVYHKTNRETMVEIADSIRGKNLYIVQTGTKDVNNNIMELLIMAYACKTSSARSIVGVIPYLPYSKQCKMRKRGCIVTKLLAKMMCKSGLTHIITMDLHQKEIQGFFDCPVDNLRASPFLLQYIQESIPDYRNSVIVARNPGSAKKATSYAERLRLAIAVIHGEQKEAESDEVDGRYSPPCMSSGNISVDKSRTMDVSVGVPVHPAKEKPPINVVGDVGGRIAIMVDDMIDDVQSFVAAAEVLKECGAYKIYVLATHGLLSSDAPRLIEDSPIDEVVVTNTVPHELQKMQCNKIKTIDISVLLSEAIRRIHNKESMSYLFKNVTLED, from the exons ATGTTACTCAACAAAACCAG GCTGGTGGGATTCACGAATCGCTCTCGAAAGTCCAATATGGAGAATAATTCCACGTCAGATATCGTAATTTTGAGTGGTAATTCACACCCCGAGTTGGCCGATCTTATAGcaaa CCGCTTAGGAGTACGTAAAGGAGGATGTTCAGTCTATCACAAAACAAACAGAGAAACTATGGTGGAAATAGCAGATTCTATCCGAGGAAAAAATCTCTACATTGTACAAACTGGAACAAA ggATGTTAATAACAACATTATGGAACTACTAATTATGGCCTATGCATGCAAAACTTCTTCAGCACGGTCTATTGTTGGAGTAATTCCATATTTACCATATAGCAAGCAGTGCAAGATGAGGAAACGTGGATGCATCGTCACAAAACTATTGGCTAAAATGATGTGTAAATCAGGCCTTACACATATTATTACAATGGACTTACATCAAAAAGAGATTCAAGGTTTCTTTGATTGTCCAGTCGACAATTTAAGAGCATCACCATTCTTGTTGCAGTATATACAAGAAAGT ATCCCAGACTATCGCAACTCAGTTATAGTTGCCCGTAATCCAGGCTCAGCAAAGAAAGCAACATCATATGCTGAAAGACTGCGGCTTGCTATCGCTGTCATTCATGGTGAACAAAAGGAAGCAGAGAGTGATGAAGTAGATGGAAGATATTCTCCACCCTGCATGTCGAG TGGAAATATCAGTGTGGACAAGTCTCGCACTATGGATGTATCCGTTGGAGTTCCAGTGCACCCAGCCAAAGAGAAACCACCAATAAATGTTGTTGGAGATGTAGGTGGAAGAATTGCTATTATGGTG gATGATATGATTGACGACGTCCAATCATTTGTAGCGGCAGCAGAAGTATTAAAAGAATGTGGAGCATACAAAATTTATGTATTAGCGACACATGGCTTGCTGTCTTCGGATGCGCCACGACTTATTGAAGACTCCCCCATCGATGAAGTTGTTGTAACTAATACTGTACCCCATGAGCTACAGAAGATGCAatgcaacaaaattaaaaccattGACATATCTGTACTGCTCAGTGAAGCTATCAGACGTATCCATAATAAAGAATCAATGTCATATCTCTTCAAAAATGTCACTCTTGAAGAttag
- the LOC113394959 gene encoding phosphoribosyl pyrophosphate synthase-associated protein 2 isoform X2 produces MENNSTSDIVILSGNSHPELADLIANRLGVRKGGCSVYHKTNRETMVEIADSIRGKNLYIVQTGTKDVNNNIMELLIMAYACKTSSARSIVGVIPYLPYSKQCKMRKRGCIVTKLLAKMMCKSGLTHIITMDLHQKEIQGFFDCPVDNLRASPFLLQYIQESIPDYRNSVIVARNPGSAKKATSYAERLRLAIAVIHGEQKEAESDEVDGRYSPPCMSSGNISVDKSRTMDVSVGVPVHPAKEKPPINVVGDVGGRIAIMVDDMIDDVQSFVAAAEVLKECGAYKIYVLATHGLLSSDAPRLIEDSPIDEVVVTNTVPHELQKMQCNKIKTIDISVLLSEAIRRIHNKESMSYLFKNVTLED; encoded by the exons ATGGAGAATAATTCCACGTCAGATATCGTAATTTTGAGTGGTAATTCACACCCCGAGTTGGCCGATCTTATAGcaaa CCGCTTAGGAGTACGTAAAGGAGGATGTTCAGTCTATCACAAAACAAACAGAGAAACTATGGTGGAAATAGCAGATTCTATCCGAGGAAAAAATCTCTACATTGTACAAACTGGAACAAA ggATGTTAATAACAACATTATGGAACTACTAATTATGGCCTATGCATGCAAAACTTCTTCAGCACGGTCTATTGTTGGAGTAATTCCATATTTACCATATAGCAAGCAGTGCAAGATGAGGAAACGTGGATGCATCGTCACAAAACTATTGGCTAAAATGATGTGTAAATCAGGCCTTACACATATTATTACAATGGACTTACATCAAAAAGAGATTCAAGGTTTCTTTGATTGTCCAGTCGACAATTTAAGAGCATCACCATTCTTGTTGCAGTATATACAAGAAAGT ATCCCAGACTATCGCAACTCAGTTATAGTTGCCCGTAATCCAGGCTCAGCAAAGAAAGCAACATCATATGCTGAAAGACTGCGGCTTGCTATCGCTGTCATTCATGGTGAACAAAAGGAAGCAGAGAGTGATGAAGTAGATGGAAGATATTCTCCACCCTGCATGTCGAG TGGAAATATCAGTGTGGACAAGTCTCGCACTATGGATGTATCCGTTGGAGTTCCAGTGCACCCAGCCAAAGAGAAACCACCAATAAATGTTGTTGGAGATGTAGGTGGAAGAATTGCTATTATGGTG gATGATATGATTGACGACGTCCAATCATTTGTAGCGGCAGCAGAAGTATTAAAAGAATGTGGAGCATACAAAATTTATGTATTAGCGACACATGGCTTGCTGTCTTCGGATGCGCCACGACTTATTGAAGACTCCCCCATCGATGAAGTTGTTGTAACTAATACTGTACCCCATGAGCTACAGAAGATGCAatgcaacaaaattaaaaccattGACATATCTGTACTGCTCAGTGAAGCTATCAGACGTATCCATAATAAAGAATCAATGTCATATCTCTTCAAAAATGTCACTCTTGAAGAttag